atccAGTCAATAGCTTATCAAAACATTGATGGTGACTGTAATAGACTCACCAGAATTGATAATTCCAATTTCAATATTCCTAAGTAAGCTCTTCTGATTTCAAAATTAGTCGAATTTTCTTTTGCTATCAATTTTCTTGTACCCAAaactttcaaattgaaaatgttttaaactgTCTTCTTTCTGTTCGAAACTTGCGGACGAAAAGATCAAATGtcttacaaaacaaaataaatctcCAGTCTCCCCTTTTTAAAACCTTAATTAATCAAACatgtttcaaaacatttaattaatactATTGATGCTCACTTTTAGAAATGTTCTTATGACACATAAACAATGAATCACCTTCTCTAAGTGCAGTTTCACTTTACAGGAATTTGATCCATTTTTACTGCATGGGAGCATGGCGACAAGTGATTTAGCAATAATGATTAGAAGTCCAAAGCAAAAAGCAAATTAACGAGTTAAAATTTGCATAAAATTTATGGTAAGGAAAAATATACAACATCTTATCACTAAAATGGGATTTACTACTTTCCTACATTTTCTTCATCTGATATATATAGCTACATgcttttattgaattaaatgaaaagaagaatagAAAAGGCTTGACCCTATAACACTTGAGGAAAAAGCCTAAATACAGGTAATACAAATGGGTATTGAATCAACCCACAACATTCCAACATGCAAACTACCTCGGAGATTTTGTAGACAGACATTTCCCACACGAGACCAGATTCAGCAGTGCACGTGGTTTTCGGCTACGAATTTTCAACCGTGACAGCTGCCAAaccaatcaattaaaaacatcAATAATAATGTCAATAACTTAGACGAAAGTAATGGATATCACAAGCAACACAATCATGCCCTTGATGAATTGtttacaaaattcaataaaatgaaCTACCTTTCGCCGAGTTGCTCTTGATGCTTTCCAGCATAGCAAGCTTCTTGATCTTGGTTCCAGTCTCCTAAGGAGTAAATGATTTTCAAACTAATCGTCATTTATGAGTTATAACAGAGACATTACCATATCACTCAAACAAGATAACACCAAATTCCAAAGCTTAATAATTCAAAACGGTGGAATGGTAACTTACAAATTCTCTTGTTCAAGCTTCTCAGCAATAGAAACTGCTTTACGTTTTGACCACCCACTTCTCTGGCCTTCTGCTTGCTGGATTACATGAGCAAGAGATACTTTGCTTCTTACAAGACTTCGACTTTGATTTTGCTCCATAAGCTTTTTTTGGTCTAACTCTGACTTAACGATTGCCTTGTTTTGGGAAACTGATGTCTGTCCTATACTTTTACCTTCTAATTTTCTGTAAGACGTTCCATGACCATCTACCTGCTGCTCATTAGTCTTGTGCTCCACTTGAGAAGATGCTTCTTCTACAATTTCACCCCTTCTTTTTTCAACAGAATCAGTTAATGTTGGATGAGCTTGAGAACCAACACCATTAAAGTCTCTTATCTGAGACAGAATATCATTAGTAGCAGGCTGTTGAACAGCAGATCCAGCATCTTTGCCTGACTCACATCTAATTTCTATTGTTATAGAAGATCCAAGGACAGATTCAAATGCTTGTAAGATTTGGCCTGTGAACTTCTCGGCAGTAGATTTGGTCAAATGAGAACTAAACATTAGCTGCACAGTTGGAGCTGGAACATAAACcataaaatatagataaataatgaATGTTAATGAGTAGAGTAAAAATTAAACAGGAGCAGCATTAAGCAAGATGCAAAAGGTCAACTGGTAAAATggaaaaatactattaaaaagatatatcaaTGCACAAGCACAGAGTGAAACAAAAATACTTCAAAGATAAAGCTCATAGTATGTTTTAGTAAGGTAGTGTTTGCTGCAGACTAACCTCTCTTAACTTTATTATAAGTTCTAGAACAGACCCTGATTCCTGAACCAAATTTTCAATCTACtataatagtaatagtaatacaAGACCATCAGGTTGACAACACTATATTCAGAATAATCACATGCAAAGTCAATTCATTCCATAATTATTCCCAACCTGGAATTCATGTAAAACATTGTTAACACTGATTATGACACCACCAAAGGTGAGCATCACAGGAATGTTAGCCATTTCaactttatgataaaaataataacatcaaCAATTCTGGCAAACAAGGTTTTCAGGACTTTGGCATGATACTACAGCTAGATATATGAAGACTAATTTATCCCCTAGTTCCTCTAGATCTAAAatgcatttaaaaaattatgaatattatatcAACACAGAGAATGGCATTTTTAAGGggaaaattttaatcatatgaatacaaaatattattagatgTGTTGTTGTGTAAGCATTGTGCAGACTAGACACTCACCTGCCCCAAAACTAACAGAGATCAGCTTGCCTTCTTTAAACAGAAACTCTTTCAGACCAGGAACTTGTATTCTCTCAAGCACCTCTAACCATATCTCTCCAATTTCTTTCCGGCCTTTACCCAAAATTTGCCTCTCATTTATCTTAATCTTATCAGTGGCTGGGAAATGTGTATGTTGAGGAGTAAAACCAGACACACTGTGTCGCTTTTTCTCAGAACCAAGACCCCTTGTCAGACCATCTGCTGAGCTTCCAGCATGGAAATTTTCAATTCTAGCATCCATTGATAGTCGTCTAGTTTTGTTAGGAATGTCAACAGGATTACCACTCGGTCTAGCAGCTTCTCTCGCATCTGCATCTTTTAGAGTGAACGGACTATGGTTAAAACTATTATCAGATGATGTTGGTAACACATATTGCTGGTCCGGAGCAAGCTGAAGTAAAGCAGCTGTCAGCCATGTTAGCTTGTCATTGGACATCCTCAGTTGCTTCTCAGCCTCAGATAAAGTTTTCAGAGCTTGGCGCAGCTTTTCCATGTCTTCTTTGGACACTGAAACAGAAATTAGTATCATCAATTTTTGGAAGTATGACAAAGGAAAATGTGATCACTAGTATGAAACTAGAGCAAGACTCTCCAGCCTACAGTAACAAAACTCTATATTCAAGGAATTAGCCATATAAAAGATTTATCAAGACGGACAATTCTGGTGTAAAAAAGATGTATATGCACAATGTATATGCTTTTACAAAATGATGAggcttaaattaaaaaactggGTGCTGCCAACAAATGAGATTATTCTACTCACATGGTTGTCGACGGAAGAACTTCCTTCTTCGCCTTTCTTTTGCGAAATCATAGGTCCCAGCAAGTATATCTGTAATTACTGTAGCAAGTTGTGACATTAAAGCCAATGGCTCCACACCGGTTTCCATTATCACTCTTAAATTCTTCACGGTGTTAACTGTGTCTGCAGATAATGCCAAATCAAGCAGATCCACCAATTTCTCATCAGAGATTAGCCCTACCTGAACAAAGGATTTAACTTCAGAGCAATTCACGCATagcaaattaacaaaaaataactcCAGTAGTTTACAGTAGAAATATAATCCAGTGTAAGAATGAGTCATGACAGAAACACACTAACAAATAAACAGCTTACCAATTCCTGAACAAGGGGAACGGATATTCTCTGTCCAAGTAAACTAAGTTGTTCAACGGTCATCTCAGCATCTCTCATAGATCCATCCGACCTTGATGCAATCAGTTTCAGGGCATCCTTCTCAATTTCTAGACCTTCTTTGGTTGCAATCCACTGCAGAGTATGTATAATATCCGCATCCTTCAGCTTTGGGAAAAAGAATTTTTGACACCTGGATATTATTATATGAGGCAAGACATCAAGACTAGAACTGACAAGGATAAAAACGACACGTCTAGGTGCTCGGTCAATGACCTTCGATATAGCATTCCAACAATCCGTCGACAGAGTATCACAGTCATCAAAAATAAACACTCTGTAATGTGATGGAAGCTGAGAAACAATCATATTGTCCAGTAGGTCCATGATGCTCTCAAAGTCAAAATTGCTAACTGGACCTACTTCCTTTATATTTCTACTCTTGCCCATATCATGCGCTATGCAATAATTGCAAAATCCACAAGGTTTTGGGTGTTCTGAAGAATTACAATTCAGAGCTCTTGCAAATATGCGTGCACAAGAAGTTTTTCCAGTGCCATGGGGACCATAGAACACGTACAACAATCCAACTTTTCTCCTCATTACTGCATTAGAAAGAGCTTGTGCCACTAAATTTTGCCCAACCATATCTCTAAAGGTTCGAGGCATGTACTTTTGTGTTAAACTTTGGTGTCGACTGTGGCGATTCCCTCTCAACTTACGCTGATCACCAGATCTAGCTTCGGATGCGAGATCAGAATCAATATCACGCTTGAATAAGTTATCACCAAAAAGACCTAGTTCCCCAGAATAGTCATGATCCCAACAAGCATTTTCAGTGCTTGCGTGAGACACAGATGCCTCAACTAGCAAGGGCAGTGCCTCTGCATCAGACTTCGTATATGAGCTCGAATGCTCAGATGCCACAGGCATCTCAGAAATATGTCTTCCATTGTCAGCAAATGTCCCTTTCTTCAACCTAGTGTCTGATAAACCACAAGACAAACTTCTTCCAGCCATGTCAAGGAATGTTTTACCCCTGTGATGAATTCTGGACCAATTCCATGGAATGCCACACCCATTTTTCGGAGCCCTAGTAACATTATCATCTGCAAACTCATCAGCCCCCTCCAAGTGATATTTCTGGTGGGCTGAAGCCTGAGCTATTGAGTTGGAAGCCACAGAAAGTTCATTCTCAGCTCCAATTTCTCTTGATGTTGTGGCAACACGAGTTCTTCGAGCACTTCGAAACTTACGCCTTTTCCCCCTATTCATTCCACTGCCACTACTGCGCACCCGGGAATCTGCCTCCTCGATAATTTTCTCCTGTCTAGGAAACCTTCCACGAAAATGAATATTTGTTGATGCTAGATCATCACAATCCAAAGGAACATCATTCAGCTGCTCAGAAAGAGTCTTCACTTGAGAATCTCGAACATTCTTGCCCCTCTGTTTGCTCTTTCTATCTTTAGACTCGGAATGCCTGGAAATAACATCTTCAGCCAAACTTTTCCCAGCTTGATTGAGAGGGTCCTCTTGATTAACATCCAAAAAGTCAGGCTTTTCATTCCTCCTACCAGATTCCTCTCTCCCAACCCTCCTGCCATCTCCCACTCCACTCCTGCTGCTACGTTCACTAGGTGCCGTTATCCCATCAGTACCCCTACCAATCTCACCTGGGGCAACTCTTGATGAAGCTATACTCACCAAGGGTGGTGAAGTTCCAGATAATCTTCTCCCTTCCTTCCTTCTCTCAACACCTACAGACCTTCTCCCCCCTTGAGACGCCGCATCATTTTCAACTCTTTTGAAAAGCATGTCAACCACAGAAGGCGAGTGCCATGATGGAGGACTTGCAGAAGGGTCTCGAAGAGACCGCGATCTCTGAAGCACAACAAGGTCTCTCATGATTGACCTGTCAGCCAGAATGGGGCTGTTCTTGTGCATATGGTTCTTCAGATGAATGCAATTTGTCAAATGGATGTGGTTGCGAAGATGATCACTAATATCACCATTGGCATCTTTAAGCACCCTACTACGGACAGCCCTAGTCATGATCAGAACACCAGCCGTTCTAACAGCAGAATCCcttctaaattaataaaacaaatcagAAAAACGCTCATTTTTGTCTATAACAGTGCCAAGCTTTCACTGTTATAGCGTAAaaaggaaaactaaaaaaaatgttcaaactTCAACACCCATTAATCACCCCGGAAATGCCAAAAATAAGGCTAGAATTCAAACTCCCTAAAAAGGGAAACAGCGACTCCCATGGTCAATTATCCCATGAACACAAAAAACCAACACTAAGACCCACCAAGATTCGACCCAGTAACAAAAAAATACCCTTCAAGGAGAATCTCCAACCACCAAAATCCCCACCACATACTGCACAAACATAGCCCAACGTTCAACCAAACCCATTGAACTAACCAAAGAACCAAAAGGAAGGAACTTTGCAGACCACAAAAATAGTGATGCTACCCCAACAGCTTCAAACGCCAGAAGTCACAATTTTTAAGCTAACgaagcaaaaagaagagaagaagcaaACACCCCATTAGCTCAAAGCTCCACAGAAGTGCACTAACTGACTCACTCAAGATAGAACAACGTTATCCCGGAGAGTGTGACAAAATGAGAGGGAGTTAATGAAGCAGAGGCGTAAAGAACATGATGTAACATTTCTTCGAAAAGGGGGGAGcaaaaggagagagagaaataaagaagaagGTATAATCGAAAAAAGTAGAAGGCAAACACCTCAAACGCCTGAATCAGAAAAAGGAAGGCGACCCGTTTGGATTATTAAGCCTCAGATCTCTCAGCAAGCTTCACATGCACTTCACGAGAGCGAGAAAACGATAGTCCCAACTCCAACCAACCCATGactagaagagagagaaaaacgaACAGTACAAAGCTTGAAATAGCAGGAAGAGAaagtgagaaagagagagagaagggggTGAGAGTATGGGATTGTAAGATCCGTTCTAGACACACTCTCAGACACAATTCTGGGAACAGAGGACACACTGCCAATAAAGCGGTGTGTCCATTAGCTAGGCATGCAAATaggattatatatattttcgaattatttttaaataataaaatgcgGTCGTTGAATATTTTTGACTGCTTATTCatctcaaaagaaaataatagttgGATTCTTGCGGATTTTGAATTATGAGGGGACCAACAAAACCCGTTCCGTTGAAATTCCATTCCCTTGTTTGCTTTGAGTTGAACATTTTTCTTATACTCAATTTTCATAGTATACTTCATTTgcatttcaaattaatttaaatataataaataatcaattcttttttattaaatcacaGTGCAAAACTATTTAGggtataaaaatatcatatgttactgttaaatatatgaatcaaaGGTAAAATTATTACTGTAATCAATGTTTTCAAGTTTGAATTATGAGTACcgaaatatattaaatgttagAAAATAATCTTATCATTGATAATGATTCTACTTTACTtgaataaaactatttttaaagaaaCATGTCAtctgttaaaaaataaagaaaagaagaaaaatactaTACCGATCGAGATGCCGccttaaaaaaagatttaaaaaatggGATCAATTAGAATCGTGACATTACCTAACATGAAGATAACTATTACTGCAAAATAGCGAAGTTTGggaaaaaattgatttcaaatcATAAATAGTATTAATGCATGTGTGCCCCCAAATAAAAAAGTGATGTATGAAAAAGGATTATTATGGATTTTGAATGCTCGTAGTTGTTGTATGCCTTAACTTCCTGTCCAAACAATGCACACACAAACCAACATGTCATACCATGAAATGTCTTTAGTTGTTTTCTTCTCCTTGGCCAATTTCCATCATTGAATTATTGCTTCCTGTCTTTCTGAAAACTATGCTGAGACTTTGCATTAACTGCACTTCATCATTACCcctaacaaaaaataaataaataattaagcaATCTTTTAATACAATAtcaactttcaaaataaatataagtttttattcACCTGTTTTTCATATATCTCATCAAAGTATAGCTTGATAGGATAGACTAAAAAACATACccaattacaataaatattattagaatagAGTTACATAGATCAAAGtcaattttaaatctaactcaatttcacaaaattaatttataaagtgaaatttgcacttatttatatatattaaattgacatTATCTTTCATCAATGTAAAACTTCCAAAATAATTCGTTCTAATAtctttatactatttttttatatcgtTTGttgtcatttatattttaagatgttaattatttatatttttatccaaCTATACTTTTTACGAGATAATTggatattttgtaaaaaacaattgtaagaaaatattttattaatcccGTTTGtatggaaaacaaaaaaactgtTCCGTCTTTCTTTCTTATAGATCTCCTTGTACCGTTATACGCATTGGATACTTTCCCTGCACATGTCATTTTGTCGCATTTCAactcttataatataaaaatacacatggaatcatttttatttagaaagataaatttcttttattttaacacaCAGTTGTCAGTGTGAAGTGGATgttaatattatgaataaacGTCATATTAGGGGGCTGTTTGGTTTTGAAGTCCCCGCCTCGAAATAACGTACAATTTTAACACGTTACATCTATACTATTTTAGTAGTTGTCAAACATTCGTATAACATCGGACACGTACTGATgaacatattttaatactttacgtaatattttcttttcttatttcaaagagtaacatcgtttttctttcttctctatcCTTTAACAAGGATAACTTACATGGATGTGAAACAATGCAGTGATTTTTCTAacagttaagtttaaaattatattaattgaggTTTGTGGAAAgatcattaataattattcggtaacaaaaaaatcaatttagtaaTCATTCATTTGAtctatttgtaattaaattcaatacatgtattacaaaatatataaaaaagaataagacaTATCAGATCAATTTATTCCTgtaatttcattaataattaatgatctattatttcttaaaattcaaTAGACCATCCCTTAAATACATCACTGGTCAAAAATAACTCCACCAATCATTTTACAATTGTTTTTTCTtgatttgttaattattttcttaaaacatgttcttaaatatgtttcaaaaaaataattttagaaaaaaataataatctagtttgttaaataatattttcgtGATTGATTAGAAATCAGTGTATATGATCGAAAAAGTTATTAATGAATGGATTGAAAtggatttttattaaatgaattttataggatgaaacttttaattaatCGAAATGGGTTAATATATTTgtcttattataatttaatattaaaaaaatatattcattcaaaatgtGACATCTAACAGCTATGGAGTGTTCCATCTCCTAAAAGCATTAGGTAATTTGACaaacattttcttataaattagatatttttcttaaaaaatttaccGCTTATAAGattgtatataaaaataaatataaattttatttttctaacataATTACATCCT
Above is a genomic segment from Vigna radiata var. radiata cultivar VC1973A chromosome 10, Vradiata_ver6, whole genome shotgun sequence containing:
- the LOC106775833 gene encoding protein STICHEL-like 3, with translation MTRAVRSRVLKDANGDISDHLRNHIHLTNCIHLKNHMHKNSPILADRSIMRDLVVLQRSRSLRDPSASPPSWHSPSVVDMLFKRVENDAASQGGRRSVGVERRKEGRRLSGTSPPLVSIASSRVAPGEIGRGTDGITAPSERSSRSGVGDGRRVGREESGRRNEKPDFLDVNQEDPLNQAGKSLAEDVISRHSESKDRKSKQRGKNVRDSQVKTLSEQLNDVPLDCDDLASTNIHFRGRFPRQEKIIEEADSRVRSSGSGMNRGKRRKFRSARRTRVATTSREIGAENELSVASNSIAQASAHQKYHLEGADEFADDNVTRAPKNGCGIPWNWSRIHHRGKTFLDMAGRSLSCGLSDTRLKKGTFADNGRHISEMPVASEHSSSYTKSDAEALPLLVEASVSHASTENACWDHDYSGELGLFGDNLFKRDIDSDLASEARSGDQRKLRGNRHSRHQSLTQKYMPRTFRDMVGQNLVAQALSNAVMRRKVGLLYVFYGPHGTGKTSCARIFARALNCNSSEHPKPCGFCNYCIAHDMGKSRNIKEVGPVSNFDFESIMDLLDNMIVSQLPSHYRVFIFDDCDTLSTDCWNAISKVIDRAPRRVVFILVSSSLDVLPHIIISRCQKFFFPKLKDADIIHTLQWIATKEGLEIEKDALKLIASRSDGSMRDAEMTVEQLSLLGQRISVPLVQELVGLISDEKLVDLLDLALSADTVNTVKNLRVIMETGVEPLALMSQLATVITDILAGTYDFAKERRRRKFFRRQPLSKEDMEKLRQALKTLSEAEKQLRMSNDKLTWLTAALLQLAPDQQYVLPTSSDNSFNHSPFTLKDADAREAARPSGNPVDIPNKTRRLSMDARIENFHAGSSADGLTRGLGSEKKRHSVSGFTPQHTHFPATDKIKINERQILGKGRKEIGEIWLEVLERIQVPGLKEFLFKEGKLISVSFGAAPTVQLMFSSHLTKSTAEKFTGQILQAFESVLGSSITIEIRCESGKDAGSAVQQPATNDILSQIRDFNGVGSQAHPTLTDSVEKRRGEIVEEASSQVEHKTNEQQVDGHGTSYRKLEGKSIGQTSVSQNKAIVKSELDQKKLMEQNQSRSLVRSKVSLAHVIQQAEGQRSGWSKRKAVSIAEKLEQENLRLEPRSRSLLCWKASRATRRKLSRLKIRSRKPRALLNLVSCGKCLSTKSPR